From the uncultured Methanomethylovorans sp. genome, the window CAAATGCAATTACAATTTCACTAAGTGAGCGCACTCTTTAATACAGGTTTCCGGGGTAGTATCAGCTTGCAGGTTTAGAAGGAGATTAATTAGAATTTCATGATCCATGACAACAAGATCTGCCATTTGAAGCTCTTGAGGGTTCAGGTATGTAGGAACTGCTATACAGCACAACCCTGCAGCTTTTGCAGCCTGTACGCCTACAGGAGCATTCTCTATAACAATGCATTCATCTTTTTGTATAGCCAGCATCTCCACAGCTTTGATATAGGGGTCTGGAGCTGGTTTACCATGGACAATATCGTCTCCCGTGACCACCACGCTGAATATCCCTGGATACAAGCTTTCTAGAACACCATACACAATTGGCCTGCTAGCACCTGATACCACTGCAAGCTTATATCTTTGCCTCAGAATATTTAGGCATTCGGGCATGCCATCAAAAGTATGTAACTCAACTAAAAGTTGGAACTTTTCAATATATATCTTGACTATTTCTTCAAGATTGAACCTGCCATCATTAACACTTTCTTTCTCCAGCAGGATGCGTACAATGTCAATCGTTTTTTCTCCTTCTCTCTTATAGATCAACTTGGGATCCATATGTACACCCATTTGGTCAAAGATGCATTGCATGGCTTGAACGTGGTATGGCATGGAGTCCACAAGTACACCATCCATATCGAATATCAATGTTTTTAACAAATTCTCCCTCTAGATACAAAATATGCACACATGAAGGCATCACTTGGGT encodes:
- a CDS encoding HAD family phosphatase, with the protein product MLKTLIFDMDGVLVDSMPYHVQAMQCIFDQMGVHMDPKLIYKREGEKTIDIVRILLEKESVNDGRFNLEEIVKIYIEKFQLLVELHTFDGMPECLNILRQRYKLAVVSGASRPIVYGVLESLYPGIFSVVVTGDDIVHGKPAPDPYIKAVEMLAIQKDECIVIENAPVGVQAAKAAGLCCIAVPTYLNPQELQMADLVVMDHEILINLLLNLQADTTPETCIKECAHLVKL